The Gambusia affinis linkage group LG05, SWU_Gaff_1.0, whole genome shotgun sequence region GGAACCAGGACTGCTTCATTCTGGATCAGGATCTTTGGAAAGTTCAGCTTGAATCAGCTGGAGATTCTTACAGTGTGGAAACTCTGTGGTatgacacacatacacacacacacacacacacacacacacacacacacatttgcgcAGCTATCTTTGCAGGGACTTTCCaatgacttccattcatttctaaagcctaaccctaaccaaccaaaactcaattcacaccgtagtcctaaatctgacccctgaacCCAAAACAGCGTTTCCCTTTGTGGGGACCGGACTTCGGTCTCCGGGTCCCCACAACGtggtgtcaggaaaatggtccccacaaggtattacaaacaaacgtgcgcacacacacacacacacacacacactctctctctctcagtcaGTCTGGCTTCACTTGGTCCCGCCCCTTTCCTgtgtttcagacaaaacaagcCAGCcgcccttcctcctcctcctcctcctcaagACGATCCAGGCTGCTGCGTCTCTGGGAATACGGAAACCACCGGGCCACTAACCAGACCACAGACAGGGCCACAGACGGGGCCACCGACGGGGGCAACTGACCGGGCCACCGACGGGGCCACAGACGGGGCCACCGACGGGGCCACCGACCGGGCCACAGACGGGGCAACTGACCGGGCCACCGACGGGGGCAACTGACCGGGCCACAGACCGGGCCACCGACGGGGCCACCGACGGGGCCACAGATCGGGCTTCTGAACAGAACCAACACCAGGAGAACCAACAGCACGTCTGGAGCCTGGTCTCTttagctggttctggttctgctggtacATCTCCAGAACCTTTCCTTGGACGGTTCTGGACCAGACGGGGTTAAGGTGATCCGTTTTGTAGGGTTGgcagttattgattaatgacTTCATCAATAGTTGATTGATCTTATCGGTCCAGGACGTTTCTCATCGAGACGACGTTCTTTTCATAACGGCAGAGCTGGACAGAAAATCAATAAGTATTTATATCGCAATCAGCATATCTACTGATCAGTATCAGTAGATATATCctgaactgcacagcattctgggagatgtaggcagatgAGAATTTGAATTGGATTTGGGTTTCTGGTTGAGAGAGCAGCTTGGATCAACATTTGAGTGAAACTTCAGGAGTTTGTTCAGTTTCTAGAGCATTTTCTCTCTCCTGTTCTGAAATGGCCTTgctgccatctttgtttctgcttcaggaTGACCAGCAGTGCCCTCTGCTGGTTGGAGGCCTAACTACAGCATGGAATGAAAGTCTATCGATTAGAACccattttaatctaataaaccattaattgTAAGTTGATTGGTTGTTTGCATCCGTAGTTCCAGCTTGTTGGAGCCGAATCCCAGGAATCAGTGGGAGGTTCTGATCCGCTCCGGAGTCTGGAACGACCCGAACTGGAGCTGCCGCTCAACGCtatttttcactttctgcagattttttattaaatcatttaagcttcttttacaaaatattacaagtacataaaatgtaaacaattaatTCAGTGAACAGCTCAAGTTAGGGACAATCTGGAGATTATTTACTGATTATTAATCAAGAATCAGTCAATCAATAAAAGTTCTTAACAGGAGATCATTTTACAGAAAGAGAAGCTgctaaaatttttaattttaatattactgtGTATTGAGGACTAAAGGTGGAAATTAACATTTGTAGCAAAACCTGGTTGAGTGGATAAGGTGTGTTATAGACtggtcattcattcattcattcattcattcattagaAGATGTCTGGTtgaacagatttacagattAAGGAGGTTTTCTatctgaaatgcaaaatgttattatttattgttcagttttcatTCTGACTGTAAATGGCCTCTTGtattccagttaacaattaatcgattattaaattAGTCGATGATTATTTCAGATAGCAGTTAATCGCTCCACACCAGATCAGAATCTTTTCATCTGAGACCCAAATCCAgattggaccagaaccagacttgATGCTTCCTGGAaccatctggttctggttccagagaTACCTGGAGACGTTCTGGGCCGGTTCTGGCTGTCAGgctgcagaccagaaccagccgGTGTGGCTCTACTGGGATAATGACAGCTGGACTGGGCCACACCCAGTCTGCTGCAGCCCAACATGATCATTAGCTGCAGACGGAGCACCTGGCTGAGTCAGAACCGCCTCTGGGTCACAACCAGAACCATAAAGGAACTCCCAACAGAATGGACCCAGTTCCTATCTAAAGGAGGGCCAGCAGAGAAAGACGTGTTCTGTATCAGAGTGAGAGGTCTCACTGCTGTGAGGATCTCTGGCTGAGATCCCCTTCCCCCACTCAAACTAAAACTACCTGTCTCCtggatcagccaatcagcatccaGCAGACAtggatgctgattggctgcagtGGTTTCAGTCTGGTCCAATCCAGTCCTACCTGCAGCCGCCCGTCCAGCGTCCTCTGGATGGTGACGCACTTGCTGGGGTGGACGCCGTTGGAC contains the following coding sequences:
- the LOC122830880 gene encoding testis-expressed protein 29-like, whose translation is MEPAGRDRQNKPAALPPPPPPQDDPGCCVSGNTETTGPLTRPQTGPQTGPPTGATDRATDGATDGATDGATDRATDGATDRATDGGN